From Medicago truncatula cultivar Jemalong A17 chromosome 7, MtrunA17r5.0-ANR, whole genome shotgun sequence, a single genomic window includes:
- the LOC11435764 gene encoding U11/U12 small nuclear ribonucleoprotein 65 kDa protein, which yields MASNPSLQFGFQGTTEPNPCTVESPATLLIKHLPDAIPHDTLSRLLSHYGASSVRPCSAGRLRNCAFVDFKNDMLASQAQRQLNGLKFLGKVLSAERAGKPNENVGKSSGAQLGKDSKTSAVRSEDVIKPIDGEAKSGGFPIPEPIAHRIGVDYPFPPHLEYAYPPPDGNILTNIVNALIAVPRFYTQVLHLMNKMNIPAPFRMALPTPPLPPEVPAPLPPVPPPHSVTAMPRSANMSSDESEMESSDEEGGARTGNHGRKRARRGAIVGPAIDKDVAHESVGVKPATLIPKEIPMIKKNLVLKINIAPKATLNEHKDNATGIELQETEKDTLDPNKFLTPDELERGKLPPEEILSLPKFKNYTPGNPASVLYIKNLAKDVVADDFYLLFGSFFGSTDAAKSGLQVKLMQEGRMKGQAFLTFPSTELAHQALNLVNGYKFKGKPMIIQFGRNPAAAKAT from the exons ATGGCTTCCAATCCTTCGCTTCAATTTGGATTTCAAGGCACCACAGAACCAAATCCTTGCACTGTGGAATCCCCGGCTACGCTTTTAATCAAACACCTTCCAGACGCTATTCCTCATGATACCCTTTCTCGCCTCTTGTCTCATTACGGTGCTTCCTCTGTTCGCCCTTGCTCTGCTGGAAG GTTGAGAAATTGTGCTTTCGTGGATTTCAAAAATGATATGCTGGCATCTCAAGCACAACGTCAACTAAATGG GTTGAAATTTCTTGGTAAAGTCTTGTCAGCAGAGAGAGCCGGTAAACCAAATGAGAATGTGGGAAAAAGCAGTGGAGCTCAGCTGGGAAAAGACTCTAAAACATCAGCAGTGAGGAGTGAAGATGTTATCAAACCTATTGATGGAGAAGCAAAATCAGGAGGCTTCCCTATTCCCGAGCCAATTGCCCACAGAATTGGTGTTGATTATCCATTTCCTCCTCATCTTGA GTATGCTTATCCTCCACCAGATGGCAATATACTGACCAACATCGTGAATGCTCTAATTGCCGTTCCTCGCTTTTACACTCAG GTTCTACACTTGATGAACAAAATGAACATTCCGGCTCCCTTTCGTATGGCACTACCCACGCCACCATTACCTCCAGAGGTGCCAGCCCCACTCCCACCCGTGCCTCCTCCTCATTCTGTAACTGCAATGCCTCGCTCTGCAAATATGTCAAGTGATGAATCAGAAATGGAATCTTCAGATGAG GAGGGTGGAGCAAGAACAGGAAATCATGGACGAAAGCGTGCCAGGCGTGGGGCTATTGTTGGCCCTGCTATTGATAAAGATGTGGCTCATGAGTCTGTTGGAGTAAAACCTGCCACCTTGATCCCGAAAGAAATCCCGATGATAAAAAAGAACCTCGTCTTAAAG ATCAATATTGCTCCCAAAGCAACGCTGAATGAACATAAGGATAATGCCACAGGAATAGAGTTACAAGAGACAGAAAAAGATACTCTAGATCCGAACAAATTTTTGACTCCTGATGAACTAGAGAGAGGAAAGTTGCCTCCGGAGGAGATCTTGTCTCTTCCAAAGTTTAAG AACTATACACCGGGAAATCCTGCTTCTGTGTTGTATATTAAGAATTTGGCCAAAGATGTGGTTGCTGATGATTTCTATCTTTTATTTG GATCCTTCTTTGGAAGTACTGATGCTGCTAAGTCTGGTCTTCAAGTCAAACTGATGCAG gaaggaagGATGAAGGGTCAAGCTTTTTTAACATTCCCCTCCACAGAACTGGCTCATCAAGCTCTG AATTTAGTGAATGGATATAAATTCAAAGGGAAGCCAATGATAATTCAGTTTGGCCGGAATCCTGCTGCTGCCAAGGCAACTTAA
- the LOC11443121 gene encoding thioredoxin-like 1-1, chloroplastic, producing MAETLIKTSLVSSWHGNRNQQRQRVSMVPRTCSFNTGVKSFPSLKLKSQLHRSSSSFSSEFHGKKAIFRVNRSTPKRVNSQFSVSAAPKMTLRVGKVQKWWEKGHQPNMREVTSAQDLVDSLLNAGDKLVIVDFFSPGCGGCKALHPKICQFAEMNPDVEFLQVNYEEHKSMCYSLNVHVLPFFRFYRGAQGRVCSFSCTNATIKKFRDALAKHTPDRCSLEPTKGLEEKELIALSENRDLNFTYTPKPSQPVHTPANEEVATEAVPSLTSKSEVSKERPLVTAWR from the exons atggCGGAAACTTTGATCAAAACAAGCCTTGTTTCATCCTGGCATGGAAACAGAAACCAGCAACGTCAAAGGGTATCCATGGTTCCTAGAACTTGTAGCTTTAACACCGGTGTGAAAAGTTTTCCATCTCTGAAGCTGAAATCTCAGCTTCACAGATCTTCCTCCTCCTTTTCATCTGAGTTTCATGGCAAAAAAGCTATCTTTCGTGTAAATAGATCAACACCCAAAAGGGTCAATTCACAATTTTCAGTTTCAGCTGCTCCTAAG ATGACACTAAGAGTAGGGAAAGTTCAGAAATGGTGGGAAAAGGGTCATCAACCTAACATGAGAGAGGTGACTTCAGCACAAGATCTTGTAGATTCACTTTTAAACGCAGGGGACAAGCTTGTGATTGTTGATTTTTTCTCTCCTGGTTGTGGTGGATGCAAAGCCCTTCACCCTAAG ATATGTCAATTTGCAGAGATGAATCCTGATGTTGAGTTCCTTCAAGTGAACTATGAGGAGCATAAATCCATGTGTTATAGCCTTAATGTTCATGTTCTTCCTTTCTTCCGATTCTATAGAGGTGCTCAAGGTCGCGTATGCAGCTTTAGCTGCACCAATGCTACG ATCAAGAAGTTTAGAGATGCATTGGCCAAACACACTCCAGATAGATGCAGCTTGGAGCCAACCAAAGGTTTGGAAGAGAAAGAGCTCATAGCTCTATCTGAAAACAGAGATCTTAACTTTACATACACACCAAAGCCCTCTCAGCCTGTACATACCCCTGCAAATGAAGAGGTGGCGACTGAAGCCGTACCTTCTTTGACATCAAAATCTGAAGTCTCAAAGGAGAGACCCTTGGTCACTGCTTGGAGATGA